A stretch of Acidimicrobiales bacterium DNA encodes these proteins:
- a CDS encoding DUF6027 family protein, with translation MSEDRDENLLRLEGWTGPWPDDDPDANFKADIAAYAHLDPLHTIRNLSNAIDVPVGAVVHYILAKWASEGSGGLLELGPRMARRLREPFVAAEQADTADARAEAYETVRQMVEWLNVPLDDPEVYP, from the coding sequence GTGAGCGAGGATCGCGACGAGAACCTGCTTCGGCTCGAGGGGTGGACCGGCCCGTGGCCCGACGACGATCCGGACGCCAACTTCAAGGCGGACATCGCGGCATATGCGCATCTCGACCCGCTGCACACGATCCGGAACCTGAGCAACGCGATCGATGTCCCGGTGGGCGCCGTCGTGCACTACATCCTCGCCAAGTGGGCGAGCGAGGGGAGTGGTGGCCTGCTCGAGCTGGGTCCTCGCATGGCGAGGCGGCTGCGCGAGCCGTTCGTCGCGGCCGAGCAGGCCGACACCGCCGACGCGCGCGCCGAGGCATACGAGACCGTCCGCCAGATGGTGGAGTGGCTCAACGTCCCGCTCGACGACCCCGAGGTGTACCCGTAG
- a CDS encoding ABC transporter substrate-binding protein encodes MTTQRRSLLGLLALLLSFVLVAAACGDDTEVGTDGTDGVIVDNGDDDGDDGTTDPGTTDDGSDDGADDDGADDGSTGLTASSKGVTESEIHVGVSLLDFQALVDLGLSAAGWGDQIAYWDIMIEDVNANGGVLGRDIVPVYEMYSAIDPADADRVCSALTEDNDVFAVLGGFVGPLAGTVDPCITGLNNTILVGGDQTDDELEASNAPWYQPGQAANASNVILLNLLEQDGRLDGQTVFVMAGLADEASHDSVIQQLQDRGVEVVGDGIIVAPDGDTAAQDTELGIMTERIKELGATAVYIHGNPSSSIRGLANAGLNTELNIWTNNPSGLNNLGETIIDNSVADGVITVSGPTDTFIWEDPAYQSECSDVVAAALPDADIRPPLDYAEEEENLFNGIRYGCRLIHLFVDIAEAAGEDLTPETFVAGAESLTDFSFPGSPNASLGPDKLFADDMFALAAYDSTAGDGQAVPLDDLVDIFG; translated from the coding sequence ATGACCACGCAACGACGCAGCCTGCTCGGGCTGCTCGCGCTCCTGCTCAGCTTCGTACTCGTCGCCGCGGCGTGCGGTGACGACACCGAGGTCGGAACCGACGGCACGGACGGCGTCATCGTCGACAATGGTGACGACGACGGCGACGACGGCACCACCGACCCCGGCACCACCGATGACGGCTCCGACGACGGCGCCGATGACGACGGCGCCGACGACGGCTCCACCGGGCTGACCGCGTCCTCGAAGGGCGTGACCGAGTCCGAGATCCACGTCGGCGTGTCCCTGCTGGACTTCCAGGCCCTCGTCGACCTCGGCCTGAGTGCCGCCGGTTGGGGCGATCAGATCGCGTACTGGGACATCATGATCGAGGACGTCAACGCCAACGGCGGCGTCCTCGGCCGTGACATCGTGCCCGTCTACGAGATGTACTCCGCGATCGACCCGGCCGACGCCGACCGTGTCTGCTCGGCGCTCACCGAGGACAACGACGTCTTCGCCGTGCTCGGCGGCTTCGTCGGTCCCCTCGCCGGCACCGTCGATCCGTGCATCACCGGTCTCAACAACACGATCCTCGTCGGCGGCGACCAGACCGACGACGAGCTCGAGGCGTCGAACGCCCCGTGGTACCAGCCGGGTCAGGCGGCCAACGCCTCCAACGTGATCCTGCTCAACCTGCTCGAGCAGGACGGCCGCCTCGACGGCCAGACGGTGTTCGTCATGGCCGGCCTCGCCGACGAGGCGAGCCACGACTCGGTGATCCAGCAGCTCCAGGACCGCGGCGTCGAGGTGGTCGGTGACGGCATCATCGTCGCCCCCGACGGCGACACCGCCGCCCAGGACACCGAACTCGGCATCATGACCGAGCGGATCAAGGAGCTCGGCGCCACCGCCGTCTACATCCACGGCAACCCGTCGTCGAGCATCCGCGGACTGGCCAACGCCGGCCTCAACACCGAGCTGAACATCTGGACGAACAACCCGTCCGGTCTGAACAACCTCGGTGAGACGATCATCGACAACTCCGTCGCCGACGGGGTCATCACCGTCTCCGGTCCGACCGACACCTTCATCTGGGAAGACCCCGCCTATCAGTCCGAGTGCAGTGATGTCGTCGCGGCTGCGCTTCCCGACGCCGACATCCGTCCGCCGCTGGACTACGCCGAGGAGGAGGAGAACCTCTTCAACGGCATCCGCTACGGCTGTCGGCTGATCCATCTGTTCGTCGACATCGCGGAGGCCGCCGGTGAGGACCTCACCCCGGAGACCTTCGTCGCCGGGGCGGAGTCGCTCACGGACTTCTCGTTCCCGGGCTCGCCGAACGCATCGCTCGGTCCGGACAAGCTGTTCGCGGACGACATGTTCGCCCTCGCGGCGTACGACAGCACCGCGGGCGACGGCCAGGCCGTGCCGCTCGACGATCTCGTCGACATCTTCGGCTGA
- a CDS encoding TetR/AcrR family transcriptional regulator C-terminal ligand-binding domain-containing protein gives MGERALDPADSGRPTNRRGRPPIDANRRAVLDATRRVLIRDGYADMTFEAVATEADSYRKYIHRTWSSKAALVRDAIFEDVVDFELPDTGSFEADLRLLMEQHVELNLRPEFLRGLPGLQEAFRIDAELWNDTLERHVQPPEDAFATVLAAALARGEIGAHPDPAVVLNSISGAVQQLARLGLMSADELVDHAVRMVRGGMVSP, from the coding sequence GTGGGGGAACGAGCGCTCGACCCGGCCGACAGTGGGCGACCGACGAACCGCCGCGGACGTCCGCCCATCGATGCGAACCGACGAGCCGTGCTGGACGCCACTCGACGGGTCCTGATCCGCGACGGCTACGCGGACATGACGTTCGAGGCGGTCGCGACCGAAGCGGACTCGTACCGGAAGTACATCCATCGCACGTGGTCGTCGAAGGCCGCGTTGGTGCGCGACGCCATCTTCGAGGACGTCGTCGACTTCGAGCTCCCCGACACAGGCTCGTTCGAAGCGGATCTGCGATTGCTCATGGAGCAGCACGTGGAGCTGAACCTCCGCCCGGAGTTCCTCCGCGGCCTACCCGGGTTGCAGGAGGCCTTCCGCATCGACGCCGAACTCTGGAACGACACCCTCGAACGCCATGTGCAACCCCCCGAGGATGCGTTCGCGACGGTGCTCGCGGCGGCCCTCGCTCGAGGCGAGATCGGTGCGCACCCCGATCCCGCCGTGGTCTTGAACAGCATCTCCGGGGCCGTCCAGCAGCTCGCCCGCCTCGGGCTCATGTCGGCGGACGAGCTGGTCGATCACGCCGTGCGCATGGTGCGCGGCGGGATGGTCTCGCCCTGA
- a CDS encoding carotenoid oxygenase family protein, whose product MTLTGHVTNAVDQLDLRGDMFPVDREVEADECEVIGEIPEGLRGSFVRNGPNPMFEPIGKYHMFDGDGMLHGVDFLDGKASYRNRWIRSRGLVAEMNLGRAVYPGLSDVMNFPPKELVGDAGPVKNPANTHIVRHAGKILALWEQGLPTEIAPDLTTVGEWDFHGALSGAMTAHPRIDPFTGEMFFFAYNFFAPYLTYYVVDAAGRIVKTVGIDMPAPVMMHDMLITENYAVFMDSPIVFNMEGLANGEPMVQWRRENGTRLGVIPRHGDAEDVRWFEVPTSHVQHFWNAWENGNRIELAGVRFEEVDFGIEAETSEKGSGVESGAGCPATYWIDLEKGTAGSEYFDDFNGEFCRFNDDLTGRETNCLYMSGFTREGAAGDFDTVVKYDTSTGARTLWYSGDDGHVGEGVFAPDPDGSAEDDGWIVNSMHDSGTGQSSVIVLDARDIEAGPIATVKVPQRMPFGFHANWFSA is encoded by the coding sequence ATGACGCTCACCGGCCATGTCACCAACGCTGTCGATCAGCTCGATCTCCGCGGGGACATGTTCCCCGTCGACCGAGAGGTCGAGGCCGACGAGTGCGAGGTGATCGGTGAGATCCCCGAGGGCCTGCGAGGGTCCTTCGTGCGTAACGGGCCGAACCCGATGTTCGAGCCGATCGGCAAGTACCACATGTTCGACGGCGACGGCATGCTCCACGGGGTCGACTTCCTCGACGGCAAGGCGTCCTACCGCAACCGCTGGATCCGCTCACGCGGGCTCGTCGCGGAGATGAACCTCGGCCGCGCGGTCTACCCCGGCCTCAGCGACGTGATGAACTTCCCGCCGAAGGAACTGGTCGGTGACGCCGGACCGGTGAAGAACCCGGCGAACACCCACATCGTCCGCCATGCCGGGAAGATCCTGGCGTTGTGGGAGCAGGGCCTCCCGACCGAGATCGCGCCGGACCTCACGACCGTCGGCGAGTGGGACTTCCACGGCGCGCTCAGCGGAGCGATGACCGCCCACCCCCGCATCGACCCGTTCACCGGCGAGATGTTCTTCTTCGCGTACAACTTCTTCGCGCCGTACCTCACGTACTACGTGGTGGACGCGGCGGGCCGGATCGTGAAGACCGTCGGGATCGACATGCCGGCCCCCGTGATGATGCACGACATGTTGATCACCGAGAACTACGCGGTCTTCATGGACAGCCCCATCGTGTTCAACATGGAAGGCCTCGCGAACGGCGAGCCGATGGTGCAGTGGCGCCGCGAGAACGGCACCCGACTCGGGGTCATCCCCCGCCACGGCGACGCCGAGGACGTCCGCTGGTTCGAGGTGCCCACATCGCACGTCCAGCACTTCTGGAATGCCTGGGAGAACGGCAACCGCATCGAGCTCGCGGGCGTGCGTTTCGAGGAGGTCGACTTCGGTATCGAGGCCGAGACCTCGGAGAAGGGCAGCGGTGTCGAGAGCGGCGCCGGTTGTCCGGCGACCTACTGGATCGATCTCGAGAAGGGCACGGCCGGCAGCGAGTACTTCGACGACTTCAACGGTGAGTTCTGCCGTTTCAACGATGACCTCACCGGGCGAGAGACCAACTGTCTCTACATGTCCGGCTTCACCAGAGAGGGCGCGGCCGGCGACTTCGACACGGTGGTGAAGTACGACACCTCCACCGGGGCCCGGACGCTCTGGTACAGCGGCGACGACGGCCACGTCGGTGAGGGAGTGTTCGCCCCCGACCCCGACGGATCAGCCGAGGACGACGGCTGGATCGTCAACTCGATGCACGACAGTGGCACCGGTCAGAGCTCGGTCATCGTGCTCGACGCCCGCGACATCGAAGCGGGGCCGATCGCAACCGTGAAGGTGCCCCAACGGATGCCGTTCGGCTTCCACGCCAACTGGTTCTCAGCGTAG
- a CDS encoding LLM class flavin-dependent oxidoreductase codes for MRLSVLDQSPVPAGSTAGDALRNSIDLAVRCESFGCHRYWVAEHHNTGGLAGSAPEILIGHIAAATSTMRIGSGGVMMPHYAPLKIAENFRMLASLHPGRIDLGIGRAPGSDPVTMHALAPDHQPISIQKYPSMVAELDGFLHDSLPADSPFRGRVQATPVPPEAPALWLLASSPDSATYAAHFGLPLAFADFIAQTDGVPIVEAYRENYRPSERHPEPQVLVAASVICADTHEGAEELAAGVKLWRQRGLQGPIPSPQEVRDHVDGPLAVPPSRKPIIVGNPSTVATNVRAMADRYGADEFMAVTITWDHEARVRSYELLADRLLR; via the coding sequence ATGCGTCTCTCCGTCCTCGACCAGTCACCGGTGCCGGCGGGCTCCACCGCGGGCGACGCCCTGCGCAACTCGATCGACCTCGCGGTGCGCTGCGAATCGTTCGGCTGCCATCGCTACTGGGTCGCGGAGCACCACAACACGGGCGGTCTCGCCGGGTCTGCACCGGAGATCCTCATCGGCCACATCGCCGCCGCCACGTCGACGATGCGCATCGGATCGGGTGGCGTGATGATGCCGCACTACGCGCCGTTGAAGATCGCGGAGAACTTCCGGATGCTCGCGAGCCTGCACCCCGGCCGCATCGATCTGGGCATCGGCCGCGCCCCCGGATCCGATCCCGTCACCATGCACGCGCTGGCCCCGGATCATCAGCCGATCTCGATCCAGAAGTACCCCTCGATGGTCGCGGAGCTCGACGGCTTCCTCCACGACTCCCTGCCCGCCGACAGCCCCTTCCGCGGCCGCGTCCAGGCAACGCCGGTGCCACCGGAAGCCCCGGCGTTGTGGCTCCTCGCGTCCAGCCCCGACAGCGCCACCTATGCGGCCCACTTCGGGCTTCCGCTGGCGTTCGCCGACTTCATCGCCCAGACCGACGGCGTGCCGATCGTCGAGGCCTACCGGGAGAACTACCGGCCGAGCGAACGACATCCGGAGCCCCAGGTGCTCGTGGCGGCGAGCGTCATCTGCGCAGACACCCACGAGGGGGCCGAGGAGCTCGCCGCCGGCGTGAAGCTGTGGCGCCAGCGCGGTCTCCAGGGACCGATCCCCTCACCCCAGGAGGTGCGTGACCATGTCGACGGCCCGCTCGCCGTACCCCCGAGCCGCAAGCCGATCATCGTCGGCAACCCGTCGACGGTCGCGACGAACGTGCGGGCGATGGCCGACCGCTACGGCGCCGACGAGTTCATGGCCGTCACCATCACCTGGGACCACGAGGCGCGGGTTCGCAGCTACGAACTGCTCGCCGACCGGCTCCTACGCTGA
- a CDS encoding arylamine N-acetyltransferase codes for MAIVPLTETAIDEITERLGFASRPGADLEGLTSLYSAWCRNVPFDNLRKLVAMHFDLPQLPGIEPADFFAAWQLTGAGATCWGSNNALHALLVGLGFDAQLTAASMFDGEKNHGTTIVTIDGQRFIVDTAIHGDVPAPMVHGETAVVSYFGYETTVRCDENGWLFDHPTPDPAFRIPCRILGDLDYDATEAANEKTRGWSPFNTGIMAGINDDRGVWMLHGNGLARFDADGLSARELTDAEVDEFLIDIAGHNPQLVAEVRAILA; via the coding sequence ATGGCAATCGTTCCCCTTACGGAGACAGCGATCGACGAGATCACCGAACGTCTCGGGTTCGCGTCCCGCCCGGGCGCCGATCTCGAAGGCCTCACGTCGCTCTACTCCGCGTGGTGCCGCAACGTGCCCTTCGACAATCTCCGCAAGCTCGTGGCGATGCACTTCGATCTTCCGCAACTCCCGGGGATCGAGCCGGCCGACTTCTTCGCCGCGTGGCAGCTCACCGGCGCCGGTGCCACCTGTTGGGGAAGCAACAACGCGCTGCACGCGCTGCTGGTCGGGCTCGGGTTCGACGCCCAGCTCACCGCGGCGTCCATGTTCGACGGGGAGAAGAACCACGGCACGACGATCGTCACGATCGACGGGCAGCGGTTCATCGTCGACACGGCCATCCACGGCGACGTGCCCGCGCCGATGGTCCACGGCGAAACGGCGGTCGTGTCGTACTTCGGCTACGAGACCACCGTGCGTTGCGACGAGAACGGTTGGCTGTTCGATCATCCGACGCCCGACCCGGCGTTTCGGATCCCGTGTCGGATCCTCGGCGACCTCGACTACGACGCCACCGAGGCGGCGAACGAGAAGACGCGGGGCTGGAGCCCGTTCAACACCGGCATCATGGCGGGGATCAACGACGACCGTGGCGTGTGGATGCTGCACGGCAACGGGCTTGCCCGTTTCGACGCCGACGGTCTCTCTGCGCGGGAGCTCACCGACGCCGAGGTCGACGAATTCCTGATCGACATCGCCGGCCACAACCCGCAGCTCGTCGCCGAGGTCCGCGCCATCCTCGCCTGA
- a CDS encoding AlkA N-terminal domain-containing protein: MATRETTVSAVATTGIYCRPSCSARPDPKNVSPFASPVAAEAAGYRSCLRCRPDRHLPPTPPAGVPAAVATALGLISDGFLDRFDEAALADRVGYSTRQLRRLFELHVGATPAFVGRSRRAHFARRLLDETDLSMPVIAGAAGFGSVRQMSRVVEAIFRFTPSELRKKRRGGDVMTADGGLRLRLPFVEPLDREAALRHLRPRVTPGVELVDGSVYRRTLEVCGNPGVIEVDLAGTDAHLELTAHLPTFDSIIDDVARVRSMFGLDDDVRAAEDHLLADPLIAPIVRRQRGLRVVGGWDRFETAVRVIVGQQVSVVGATTVTGRIVERHGARLPGAVLGLDRLFPTADALVDLDPDGLGMPGSRVRTIAALAAAVLDGTVDLSAGPAVRDQLLGVPGIGPWTADVVAMRATRDPDVLPSGDLGIRHAVGALLDRDEPPSADEVDDLAAAWSPHRSLAAQHLWASLSDPLTREQS; the protein is encoded by the coding sequence ATGGCAACGCGAGAAACGACGGTCAGCGCGGTGGCGACCACCGGCATCTACTGCCGGCCGAGCTGCAGCGCCCGTCCGGACCCGAAGAACGTCTCGCCGTTCGCCTCGCCGGTCGCGGCGGAGGCCGCCGGCTACCGGTCGTGCCTGCGGTGCCGCCCCGATCGACACCTCCCGCCGACGCCACCGGCCGGCGTGCCCGCGGCGGTCGCGACGGCGCTCGGGCTGATCAGCGACGGCTTCCTGGACCGCTTCGACGAGGCTGCCCTCGCCGACCGGGTCGGCTACTCGACCCGCCAGCTGCGCCGGCTCTTCGAGCTGCATGTCGGCGCGACGCCGGCGTTCGTCGGTCGGTCGCGGCGGGCCCATTTCGCCCGCCGGCTGCTGGACGAGACCGATCTCTCGATGCCGGTGATCGCCGGCGCGGCCGGGTTCGGCAGCGTCCGCCAGATGTCGCGCGTCGTCGAGGCGATCTTCCGGTTCACACCGAGCGAACTGCGCAAGAAGCGCCGCGGCGGTGATGTGATGACTGCGGATGGCGGACTCCGTCTCCGGCTCCCGTTCGTCGAGCCGCTCGACCGCGAAGCGGCGCTTCGGCACCTGCGGCCCCGGGTCACCCCGGGTGTCGAACTCGTGGACGGATCCGTGTATCGGCGGACGCTCGAGGTCTGCGGCAATCCCGGCGTCATCGAGGTGGACCTCGCCGGCACGGACGCCCATCTCGAGCTCACCGCCCACCTCCCCACGTTCGACTCGATCATCGACGACGTCGCCCGGGTCCGATCCATGTTCGGCCTCGACGACGATGTGCGGGCTGCGGAGGACCACCTCCTGGCGGACCCGCTGATCGCTCCGATCGTCCGGCGCCAGCGCGGGCTCCGGGTCGTCGGTGGCTGGGATCGGTTCGAGACCGCGGTGCGGGTCATCGTCGGTCAACAGGTGTCCGTCGTGGGTGCGACCACCGTCACCGGGCGCATCGTCGAACGTCACGGCGCTCGGCTGCCCGGCGCCGTGCTGGGCCTCGACCGGCTGTTCCCGACCGCGGACGCCCTGGTCGACCTCGACCCGGACGGCCTCGGCATGCCGGGATCGCGCGTCCGCACGATCGCCGCTCTCGCCGCCGCCGTCCTCGACGGCACCGTCGACCTGTCAGCCGGCCCCGCAGTGCGCGACCAGCTCCTCGGCGTGCCCGGTATCGGGCCGTGGACGGCCGATGTCGTCGCCATGCGGGCCACCCGCGACCCGGACGTTCTACCGTCGGGTGACCTCGGCATCCGTCACGCGGTCGGCGCTCTGCTGGACCGTGACGAGCCGCCGAGCGCCGACGAGGTCGACGACCTCGCGGCCGCGTGGAGTCCGCACCGATCGTTGGCCGCCCAGCACCTCTGGGCGAGCCTGTCCGACCCCCTCACCCGGGAGCAGTCATGA
- a CDS encoding methylated-DNA--[protein]-cysteine S-methyltransferase: protein MNIRHIESPIGELTLVASEAGLAFVLFEGQEPADVGLAPDLPEVTDDPTLERAATQLGEYFAGERRDFDVPLDLQGTDFQVDAWRALATVPYGETRSYGEQADAIGRPGAFRAVGAANGRNPIPVILPCHRIVGADGSLTGFAGGLDTKRWLLNHEQDQQGLPGI, encoded by the coding sequence ATGAACATCCGTCACATCGAGAGTCCCATCGGTGAGCTCACCCTCGTCGCCTCGGAGGCCGGTCTGGCCTTCGTCCTCTTCGAGGGCCAGGAGCCCGCTGACGTCGGTCTGGCACCCGATCTGCCCGAGGTCACCGACGATCCGACGCTCGAGCGGGCCGCCACGCAGCTCGGTGAGTACTTCGCCGGCGAGCGGCGCGACTTCGACGTGCCCCTCGACCTGCAGGGCACCGACTTCCAGGTCGATGCCTGGCGGGCGTTGGCGACCGTGCCCTACGGCGAGACGCGGAGCTATGGCGAGCAGGCCGACGCGATCGGCCGTCCGGGGGCGTTCCGGGCGGTCGGCGCGGCGAACGGCCGCAACCCGATCCCCGTGATCCTCCCGTGCCATCGCATCGTCGGCGCCGACGGGTCCCTCACCGGATTCGCCGGCGGACTCGACACGAAGCGCTGGCTGTTGAACCACGAACAGGATCAGCAGGGACTACCCGGCATCTGA
- a CDS encoding class II aldolase/adducin family protein, with product MALALDRYPDITYDMTPPEIDDLDELRLLRKWEVAIGYRIFARMRWGQLGDGHITARDPILTDHFWVLGYGIPFWAATIHNLTLIGPDGSGVMGPTENGINHAGYCIHHPILDTHPHLASAAHTHTGFGTPWSANVQPFRAISQESCALVFDQALYEGQDLEVLTTDGGYRIAEALGTNKVCILRNHGLLTGGHSPAEAVGWFVMAERVAEVHVKAPDAPAISDEAAKEVEATLGPWHVGWRQFQWLARDLVPDPSVVL from the coding sequence ATGGCGCTCGCGCTCGACCGGTATCCGGACATCACCTACGACATGACGCCGCCCGAGATCGATGATCTCGACGAGTTGCGTCTTCTCCGGAAGTGGGAGGTCGCGATCGGCTACCGCATCTTCGCCCGGATGCGGTGGGGGCAGCTCGGCGACGGCCACATCACCGCCCGGGACCCGATCCTCACCGATCACTTCTGGGTGCTCGGCTACGGCATCCCGTTCTGGGCGGCGACGATCCACAACCTGACGCTGATCGGCCCCGATGGTTCGGGCGTGATGGGCCCGACGGAGAACGGCATCAACCACGCGGGCTACTGCATCCATCATCCGATCCTGGACACCCACCCCCACCTCGCGTCCGCCGCCCACACCCACACGGGCTTCGGCACGCCGTGGTCGGCCAACGTGCAGCCGTTCCGGGCCATCAGTCAGGAGTCGTGCGCGCTCGTGTTCGATCAGGCGCTCTACGAGGGTCAGGATCTCGAGGTGCTGACGACGGACGGCGGCTATCGGATCGCCGAGGCGCTCGGCACCAACAAGGTCTGCATCCTGCGCAACCACGGGCTGCTGACGGGTGGACACTCGCCGGCGGAGGCCGTCGGCTGGTTCGTGATGGCCGAGCGGGTCGCCGAGGTCCACGTGAAGGCACCGGACGCCCCGGCGATCAGCGACGAGGCGGCCAAGGAGGTCGAGGCCACGCTCGGCCCGTGGCATGTGGGATGGCGCCAGTTCCAGTGGCTGGCCCGGGATCTCGTGCCCGACCCGTCGGTCGTGCTCTGA
- a CDS encoding alpha/beta hydrolase fold domain-containing protein, whose protein sequence is MVRARGSDEYEAIVELIPPDFSNPADSLEEIRAKFDFVHGQPVGDGVTLEPHDLGLWIRPSDGGDDRVVLFAHSGGFVTSTAEMCAFWAASVALECGLAVFVVEYSLAPETRFPTQLDELVAAHEMLLAEGHDPTRTLFMGDSCGGGMAVATMVRQRDAGRPLPAGFVGFGGWYDLVADGVTAAANEDPFVNPDWMRLRARDYVGPSGDPADPLVSVVNADLRGLPPMLLQTGEVDPCLPGAHVVAARSDAATVDVVPAVAQGFQGMGTYIPEVAAAWATVRAWVDNVAPPPPAISGHQRVD, encoded by the coding sequence ATGGTGCGCGCCCGTGGGAGCGACGAGTACGAAGCGATCGTCGAGCTGATCCCCCCGGACTTCTCGAATCCGGCCGATTCGCTCGAGGAGATCCGCGCCAAGTTCGACTTCGTGCACGGTCAGCCGGTCGGTGACGGGGTGACCCTCGAACCGCACGACCTCGGGTTGTGGATCCGGCCCTCGGACGGCGGTGACGACCGTGTCGTCCTGTTCGCCCACTCCGGCGGGTTCGTCACGTCGACGGCCGAGATGTGCGCCTTCTGGGCCGCGAGCGTCGCCCTCGAGTGCGGCCTCGCGGTGTTCGTCGTCGAGTACTCACTCGCCCCCGAAACGCGGTTTCCGACCCAGCTCGACGAACTGGTCGCGGCCCACGAGATGTTGCTCGCCGAGGGTCACGACCCGACGCGCACGCTCTTCATGGGGGACAGCTGTGGCGGCGGCATGGCCGTGGCAACCATGGTCCGCCAGCGCGACGCGGGTCGGCCGTTGCCGGCCGGGTTCGTCGGCTTCGGGGGCTGGTACGACCTCGTCGCCGACGGTGTGACTGCCGCCGCCAACGAGGACCCGTTCGTGAACCCGGACTGGATGCGGCTGCGGGCGCGTGACTATGTCGGCCCGAGCGGCGACCCCGCCGACCCGCTGGTCTCGGTCGTCAATGCGGATCTCCGCGGGCTCCCGCCGATGCTCCTCCAGACAGGCGAGGTCGACCCCTGTCTGCCCGGTGCTCATGTGGTCGCAGCGCGGTCCGACGCGGCGACGGTCGACGTCGTCCCCGCCGTCGCCCAGGGCTTTCAGGGCATGGGGACGTACATCCCCGAGGTCGCTGCCGCGTGGGCGACCGTCCGCGCCTGGGTCGACAACGTCGCACCCCCACCCCCTGCAATCTCTGGTCACCAAAGGGTCGATTGA